A region of Sulfurimonas sp. DNA encodes the following proteins:
- a CDS encoding YhdH/YhfP family quinone oxidoreductase, giving the protein MINRAFVVNKIDDKFISAIQELVIPTINENEVLIKVTYSSVNFKDALSSVGNSGVTRNFPHVTGIDVAGTIQQSNSGKFKEGDEVLVTGYDMGMNSDGGHQSFVKVPDAWVIKKPTDISDKEIMTYGTAGLTAGLSINELLNNGIGVESGEILVTGATGGVGSIAVAILSKLGFNVVAISAKEEKIPFLKELGAKEVILRKDFDVENKKPMVKERFAGIVDTVGGNILTEALKALKYDGVATCCGLTSSFKLNTNVFPFILRGARLIGIDSVECKIEKKLSIWNKLANEFKIDSLENLTTEISLEDLPEAYKTLLDAKAVGRYLVKI; this is encoded by the coding sequence ATGATAAATAGAGCATTTGTAGTTAATAAAATTGATGATAAATTTATATCAGCAATTCAGGAGTTGGTTATTCCTACAATTAACGAAAATGAAGTATTGATAAAAGTTACTTATTCTAGTGTTAATTTCAAAGATGCCCTTAGTTCGGTAGGTAACTCAGGAGTTACAAGAAACTTTCCACATGTAACAGGCATCGATGTGGCAGGAACCATACAACAAAGCAATTCTGGTAAATTCAAAGAAGGTGATGAAGTTTTAGTAACAGGCTATGACATGGGAATGAATAGCGATGGAGGACATCAGTCGTTTGTAAAAGTTCCAGATGCTTGGGTAATTAAAAAACCTACAGATATATCAGATAAAGAGATTATGACTTATGGAACAGCTGGTTTAACAGCAGGTTTAAGCATAAATGAATTACTTAATAATGGCATAGGTGTAGAATCTGGAGAGATATTAGTAACTGGTGCTACGGGTGGAGTTGGTTCTATTGCTGTTGCTATCTTAAGTAAACTTGGATTTAATGTTGTTGCTATTAGTGCTAAAGAAGAGAAAATTCCTTTTCTTAAAGAGCTTGGTGCAAAAGAAGTTATTTTAAGAAAAGACTTTGATGTTGAAAATAAAAAACCTATGGTAAAAGAAAGATTTGCAGGGATAGTAGACACAGTAGGTGGAAATATTTTAACAGAAGCGTTGAAGGCTCTAAAATATGATGGAGTTGCAACTTGTTGTGGACTAACTTCTTCATTTAAACTAAATACAAATGTTTTCCCTTTTATATTAAGAGGGGCTAGACTTATTGGCATAGATTCTGTTGAGTGTAAAATAGAAAAGAAACTATCTATTTGGAATAAACTAGCAAATGAGTTTAAAATAGATAGCTTAGAAAATCTTACAACTGAAATTTCATTGGAAGATTTACCTGAGGCTTATAAAACACTCTTAGATGCTAAAGCAGTAGGAAGATACTTAGTGAAAATTTAA
- a CDS encoding Crp/Fnr family transcriptional regulator encodes MLDKKLDSIQKLNFFKSLDAEQINEVKEISKVVEYPKKSILYYENDTYDKIFFLVSGVLKIYKIDKFENEIFLYHIHSNSLVSELTSLENTHINCYSNSEFIADSLILEVNFTELKNRFLKKNILNNEFINEILLKTQQLHCVVNRELVFDATAKVAFMLSEDLTMFNSLKRQEVSFMLHIQPETLSRVLKKLKRSGIIEMENSTISILDVKSLQTIFRGEEL; translated from the coding sequence ATGCTTGATAAAAAACTCGACTCTATCCAAAAACTAAACTTTTTCAAATCACTAGATGCCGAACAAATAAATGAGGTAAAAGAGATTTCAAAAGTTGTTGAGTACCCAAAAAAATCTATTCTTTACTACGAAAATGATACCTATGACAAAATTTTCTTTCTTGTAAGTGGTGTATTAAAAATATATAAAATAGATAAATTTGAAAATGAGATTTTTTTATATCATATTCACAGTAACTCTCTTGTTTCAGAACTCACAAGTCTTGAAAATACTCATATCAATTGCTATTCAAATTCGGAATTTATTGCAGATAGCTTGATTTTAGAAGTAAACTTCACAGAACTTAAAAATAGATTTCTTAAAAAAAATATACTTAACAATGAGTTTATAAATGAAATTCTACTAAAAACTCAGCAACTTCATTGTGTTGTAAATCGAGAGTTAGTTTTTGATGCAACTGCAAAAGTTGCCTTTATGCTCAGTGAAGATTTAACTATGTTCAACTCACTAAAAAGACAAGAAGTTTCTTTTATGCTACATATTCAACCTGAAACACTATCACGAGTTCTAAAAAAACTAAAAAGAAGTGGAATTATTGAGATGGAAAATTCAACTATATCTATCTTAGATGTAAAATCATTACAAACTATATTTAGAGGAGAAGAATTATGA
- a CDS encoding DUF5718 family protein, producing MNKYEDFLGLGIAGNFALHLDQAGEAVEFKDIITADEAAPKGMFPFYFPVPCSAKKILHTYPLSHDTLKLPASDVNVQAEPEVGLICELNYKDGVLSSITPTHFGAYNDCSIRIAGAAKISDKKNWGASSKGVSDTLIKIDKFSHNGIMDNYSICSFLKRDDELKAYGEDARLTGYSYFYEKLLSWMLHQLNTQKDFGPLEELSKYIKESDNPKKAIISIGATRYTSYGEKTFLKKDDEIIIAIYNRNDFSINDVTTNIKNNSFDKMSVLAQKVI from the coding sequence TTGAATAAATATGAAGATTTTTTAGGTCTAGGCATTGCAGGGAATTTTGCCTTGCATCTAGACCAAGCAGGTGAAGCAGTTGAGTTTAAAGATATTATAACTGCTGATGAAGCTGCCCCTAAAGGTATGTTTCCTTTTTACTTCCCAGTACCATGCTCAGCTAAAAAAATCTTACATACCTATCCTCTCTCTCACGACACACTAAAACTTCCTGCATCTGATGTAAATGTTCAAGCAGAACCAGAAGTTGGACTAATCTGTGAGTTAAACTATAAAGATGGTGTTTTATCGTCAATTACTCCAACTCACTTTGGAGCTTACAATGACTGTTCTATAAGGATTGCAGGTGCCGCGAAGATAAGTGATAAGAAAAACTGGGGTGCATCTTCAAAAGGTGTAAGTGATACTCTTATTAAAATAGATAAATTTTCTCATAATGGAATTATGGATAACTACTCTATTTGTAGCTTTTTAAAAAGAGATGATGAGCTAAAAGCTTACGGAGAAGATGCCCGGCTAACTGGTTATAGCTATTTTTATGAAAAACTTCTTTCATGGATGCTCCATCAACTAAATACACAAAAAGATTTTGGACCATTAGAAGAACTCTCTAAGTACATAAAAGAGTCTGACAATCCAAAAAAAGCAATTATTAGCATCGGTGCTACAAGATACACTTCATATGGAGAGAAAACTTTTTTAAAAAAAGATGATGAAATTATTATAGCTATATATAATAGAAATGATTTTTCAATTAATGATGTCACAACAAATATTAAAAATAATTCATTTGATAAAATGAGTGTTTTAGCTCAAAAAGTTATCTAA
- a CDS encoding translation initiation factor, with protein MSRGKKLDLFIGANIDNGWAKVQTPKIIILSKEILEPSKHFLYFAKEKRRGKTVTIVGEFLLSKNDKTTTLKMLKKKLGCGGAVKENFMEFQGELKDKLRPLLLGTDFKFKNGH; from the coding sequence ATGAGTAGAGGTAAAAAGTTAGACCTTTTTATTGGTGCTAATATAGATAATGGATGGGCTAAAGTTCAAACACCTAAAATAATTATATTATCAAAAGAGATTTTAGAACCTTCAAAACATTTTTTATACTTTGCCAAAGAGAAAAGAAGAGGAAAGACTGTTACTATTGTGGGAGAGTTTCTACTCTCAAAAAATGACAAAACAACTACACTTAAAATGCTAAAGAAAAAATTAGGTTGTGGTGGAGCAGTGAAAGAAAATTTTATGGAGTTTCAAGGCGAATTAAAAGATAAGCTAAGACCTCTTCTACTTGGTACTGATTTTAAATTTAAAAACGGGCATTAA
- a CDS encoding YchJ family protein: MKNITSTPKELMKSRYEAFVKEDWAYLEKTSINQTIQELSKMEPIEWIGLEILNSFDDIVEFKAYYKENNHIKVLHEKSSFVKIEGVWKYQDGKLFNSKVERNHKCPCGSGKKFKKCCY, translated from the coding sequence ATGAAAAATATTACTTCAACTCCAAAAGAACTAATGAAAAGTAGATATGAAGCTTTTGTTAAAGAAGATTGGGCATATTTAGAAAAAACTTCTATTAATCAAACCATCCAAGAGTTAAGCAAAATGGAACCAATAGAGTGGATAGGTTTAGAAATATTAAATTCTTTTGATGACATAGTTGAATTTAAAGCTTACTATAAAGAAAATAACCACATAAAAGTTCTACATGAAAAAAGTAGCTTTGTAAAGATAGAAGGAGTATGGAAATACCAAGATGGAAAATTATTTAACTCTAAAGTTGAGCGTAACCATAAATGCCCTTGTGGTAGTGGAAAAAAATTTAAAAAGTGTTGTTATTGA
- the napA gene encoding nitrate reductase catalytic subunit NapA — translation MSLSRREFLKSSAAASAAAAIGMTVPAELQAQANQAEGGWRWDKAACRFCGTGCGIMMATKNGKIVAVKGDPAAPVNRGLNCIKGYFNAKIMYGADRLTKPLLRVDANGKFDKKGQFAEISWERAFDEMEFHAKKAFNEKGPEGVAVFASGQYTVMEGYAAQKMMKGGFRSNAIDPNARHCMASAVVGFYQTFGIDEPSGCYDDIELTDTIVSWGSNMAEMHPILWSRVTDRKLSDPERVKVINMSTYTHRTSDLADTEIIFSPQTDTALWNYIAREIVFNNPESIDWDFVNKHMVFAAAAPNIGYGMRKSNEKSIKDGKYTALEMETISKEMTTIVSEKEAPALAPYGYKAGDKMVHNQPGLKHWLVEFEEYKKSLEPYTLEYVAKISKGDPDESLESFKAKLQELADLYIEKGRKVVSFWTMGMNQHTRGTWTNTLAYNVHFLLNKQAKPGDGAFSLTGQPSACGTAREVGTFTHRLPSDMMVKNPKHRAIVEKAWKVPAGTINGQMGQHIMRIHRDIEDGHVKFAWVNVCNPYQDTASASHWIKAAREMDNFIVTSDGYPGISAKVSDLILPTAMIYEKWGAYGNAERRTQHWRQQVLPVGDSMSDTWQWVEFSKRFTIKDLWMKDVKVKWGKKDMKGISAAAVKAAGYTPETTMYEVLFANDRAKAFKKDMNDPIQAGYDDTECLGDSRDVIGSDGKKWEGYGFFIHKYLFEEYAEFTRGHGHDLAPFDVYHKVRGLKWPVVDGKETQWRFNAKYDPYAAKATKETGNSHAFYGEFLKKRPQGNLNGIVKEKGKYYLKNKAKIFARPYMDPPEMPDANYDTWLCTGRVLEHWHSGTMTMRVPELYRAVPEALCYMHPEDAKKFGVKQGGLCWVESRRGKVKARVETRGRNRTPKGLVFVPWFDEKVFINKVCLDATCPLSKQTDFKKCAVKVYKA, via the coding sequence ATGTCACTTTCTAGAAGAGAATTTCTTAAAAGTTCAGCGGCAGCATCTGCAGCAGCGGCGATTGGTATGACTGTACCAGCGGAGCTACAAGCACAAGCTAATCAAGCTGAAGGTGGCTGGAGATGGGACAAGGCAGCTTGTCGTTTCTGTGGTACTGGTTGTGGTATCATGATGGCTACGAAAAACGGTAAAATTGTTGCTGTTAAAGGGGACCCCGCGGCTCCAGTAAATAGAGGTCTTAACTGTATTAAAGGTTACTTTAATGCTAAGATTATGTATGGTGCGGACAGACTTACAAAACCTTTACTAAGAGTAGATGCTAATGGTAAATTTGACAAAAAAGGTCAATTTGCTGAAATATCTTGGGAAAGAGCTTTTGATGAGATGGAGTTTCATGCTAAAAAAGCATTTAATGAAAAAGGTCCTGAAGGTGTAGCAGTATTTGCATCTGGTCAATATACTGTTATGGAAGGTTATGCGGCGCAGAAGATGATGAAAGGTGGATTTCGTTCAAACGCAATCGATCCTAATGCTCGTCACTGTATGGCATCGGCAGTTGTTGGTTTTTATCAAACATTTGGTATTGATGAGCCATCAGGCTGTTATGATGATATCGAACTTACTGATACAATCGTATCTTGGGGTTCAAATATGGCAGAAATGCACCCAATTTTATGGTCGCGTGTAACAGATAGAAAATTATCAGACCCAGAGAGAGTAAAAGTTATCAATATGTCAACTTATACTCATAGAACTTCAGATTTAGCTGATACTGAGATTATTTTCTCACCTCAAACTGATACTGCTTTATGGAACTATATTGCTAGAGAAATCGTGTTTAATAACCCTGAGTCAATTGACTGGGATTTTGTTAATAAGCACATGGTTTTTGCAGCAGCTGCTCCAAACATCGGTTATGGTATGAGAAAATCTAATGAAAAATCTATCAAAGATGGTAAATATACTGCACTAGAGATGGAAACAATTTCTAAAGAAATGACTACAATCGTTTCTGAAAAAGAAGCTCCGGCACTTGCTCCTTATGGATACAAAGCTGGTGATAAAATGGTTCATAACCAACCAGGTCTTAAGCACTGGTTAGTTGAATTTGAAGAATATAAAAAATCTTTAGAACCATATACACTTGAGTATGTAGCTAAAATTTCTAAAGGTGACCCAGATGAGTCATTAGAGAGTTTTAAAGCTAAACTTCAAGAACTAGCAGATCTTTATATTGAAAAAGGACGAAAAGTAGTATCTTTTTGGACTATGGGTATGAATCAACATACACGCGGTACTTGGACAAATACTCTTGCTTATAATGTTCACTTTTTACTAAATAAACAAGCTAAACCAGGTGATGGTGCGTTCAGTTTAACTGGTCAACCTTCTGCTTGTGGTACTGCTCGTGAAGTTGGTACATTTACACACAGACTTCCATCTGATATGATGGTTAAAAATCCTAAACACAGAGCTATTGTTGAAAAAGCATGGAAAGTACCTGCTGGAACAATCAATGGTCAAATGGGACAACACATCATGCGTATCCACCGTGATATAGAAGATGGTCATGTTAAATTTGCATGGGTTAATGTTTGTAATCCATACCAAGATACAGCTTCTGCTTCTCACTGGATCAAAGCGGCTCGTGAAATGGATAACTTTATTGTAACTTCTGATGGATACCCTGGTATCTCTGCTAAAGTTTCTGACCTTATCTTACCAACAGCGATGATTTATGAAAAGTGGGGTGCTTATGGTAATGCTGAGCGTCGTACTCAACACTGGCGTCAACAGGTTCTTCCAGTAGGTGATTCTATGAGTGATACTTGGCAATGGGTTGAGTTCTCTAAGCGTTTTACTATTAAAGACCTTTGGATGAAAGATGTTAAAGTTAAATGGGGTAAAAAAGATATGAAAGGTATCTCAGCAGCAGCAGTTAAAGCAGCTGGTTATACTCCTGAGACTACTATGTATGAAGTTTTATTTGCTAATGATAGAGCTAAAGCATTCAAAAAAGATATGAACGACCCTATCCAAGCTGGTTATGATGATACAGAGTGTCTTGGTGATTCTCGTGATGTTATCGGTTCAGATGGTAAAAAGTGGGAAGGTTATGGATTCTTTATTCATAAATATCTTTTTGAAGAATATGCAGAGTTTACTCGTGGACATGGTCATGACCTTGCACCATTTGATGTTTATCATAAAGTTCGTGGACTTAAATGGCCAGTTGTTGATGGTAAAGAAACTCAATGGAGATTTAATGCGAAATACGATCCTTATGCAGCTAAAGCTACAAAAGAGACTGGTAATTCACATGCATTCTACGGTGAATTTTTGAAAAAAAGACCTCAAGGTAACTTGAATGGTATCGTTAAAGAAAAAGGCAAATATTACCTTAAAAACAAAGCTAAAATCTTTGCTCGTCCATATATGGATCCTCCAGAAATGCCAGATGCAAATTATGACACTTGGTTATGTACTGGTCGTGTTTTAGAACACTGGCATTCAGGAACAATGACTATGCGTGTACCTGAGTTATATCGTGCCGTTCCAGAAGCTTTATGCTATATGCACCCTGAAGATGCTAAGAAATTTGGCGTTAAACAAGGTGGACTATGCTGGGTTGAATCTCGTCGTGGTAAAGTAAAAGCTAGAGTTGAAACTAGAGGTAGAAATAGAACTCCAAAAGGTCTAGTATTTGTACCATGGTTTGATGAAAAAGTATTTATAAACAAAGTTTGTCTAGATGCGACTTGTCCATTGTCAAAACAAACAGACTTTAA
- a CDS encoding type IV pili methyl-accepting chemotaxis transducer N-terminal domain-containing protein, with protein sequence MKKVTSISKKIRILGALLIVLMLSVIATTIYLNQQNAKDALIINIAGKQRMLTQKMSKNIFYIHYSSNKDFYELNEAVDEFINGLNTLRHGDSDKGISSVPTYKISTQQIVINKLWEEFHENIQNFKLLTLSDENKNPELDRIITSIYRENTILLDNVDKLVTMYTNFSEEKTNFIKLFQYASGLTLLLLFFYALLQLRMIESHVDTFMQYSKMLLNNEDVSKLTPIKLQAESEVEIIEVSDTMNCFINKVNSAMDCSNEAILQSERASSKLEELTDEFDLIIDELKDKSLAHKHLNNSEDIVIESTEDLINSTKKLSDLKAELTKLTKSCQENMS encoded by the coding sequence ATGAAAAAAGTTACGAGTATTAGTAAAAAAATTAGAATTTTAGGTGCCTTACTTATAGTTCTTATGCTTAGTGTTATCGCTACAACTATCTACTTAAATCAACAAAATGCCAAAGATGCTCTTATCATCAATATTGCAGGAAAACAAAGAATGCTCACTCAAAAAATGAGTAAAAATATTTTTTATATTCATTATAGTTCTAACAAAGATTTTTATGAATTAAATGAGGCAGTTGATGAGTTTATCAATGGCTTAAATACTCTAAGACATGGTGATTCAGATAAAGGAATCTCCTCTGTTCCTACTTATAAAATTTCAACTCAACAAATCGTTATAAATAAACTTTGGGAAGAATTCCATGAAAATATACAAAATTTTAAGTTATTAACTTTATCAGATGAAAATAAAAATCCTGAATTAGATAGAATAATAACTTCTATATATAGAGAAAATACTATACTGCTTGATAATGTAGATAAGCTAGTAACTATGTACACAAACTTCAGTGAAGAAAAAACAAACTTTATAAAGCTTTTTCAATATGCATCTGGACTTACTCTTTTACTTTTGTTTTTTTACGCTCTTTTACAACTTCGTATGATTGAATCTCATGTAGATACTTTTATGCAATATTCCAAAATGCTTTTAAATAATGAAGATGTTTCAAAACTCACTCCAATCAAACTCCAAGCTGAAAGTGAAGTGGAAATTATTGAAGTTAGTGATACTATGAACTGCTTTATAAACAAAGTAAATTCTGCTATGGATTGTTCAAATGAAGCTATTTTACAATCTGAAAGAGCATCATCTAAACTTGAAGAATTAACTGATGAGTTTGATTTAATTATTGATGAGTTAAAAGATAAGTCTTTAGCTCATAAGCATCTAAACAATAGTGAGGATATTGTTATAGAATCCACCGAAGATTTAATCAACTCAACTAAAAAACTCTCTGATTTAAAAGCAGAACTTACAAAACTGACAAAAAGTTGCCAAGAAAACATGTCTTAA
- a CDS encoding diguanylate cyclase: MQFIEALKLRSKLLFLFLLVTIGLFSVGIIGALYIDSMKKNLDSLYFGSLIPVVELNEILQTYHGNITSTIYKAKNTAISNSQVSSEIKNSLMKVKYQWRSYESHFKRYEELQYVEYAASEIKSTNIYFENILEGILNGNELKNISIINFEMKMEHIHKTIKKLIKYEVEVAKYERKNFLKVYESIIINVGIILLLVILGILIISFYVFKSIQSDHTKLEIATKKLQQANKKLENVSYTDVLTSLHNRRYFNFIYDRELKRAKRAKSYITFMMLDIDFFKQYNDTYGHIEGDFALKSVAKVLKESLQRPSDYVFRLGGEEFGVILIDTDESNSAKLARDICDSIRDRKIKHETSTVNDYLTISIGIVCCIADEALNEDILISRADEMLYKAKDGGRDGYTITTNVSESTTKSKEQKEA, translated from the coding sequence ATGCAGTTTATTGAAGCACTTAAGTTAAGAAGCAAATTATTATTTCTTTTTTTATTAGTAACAATAGGTCTGTTTTCAGTTGGTATTATAGGGGCTTTATATATAGACTCGATGAAAAAAAATTTAGATTCTCTTTACTTTGGTTCTCTTATTCCTGTTGTTGAGCTTAATGAAATCTTGCAAACTTATCACGGAAATATAACAAGTACAATTTATAAAGCAAAAAATACTGCAATTAGTAATTCTCAAGTTTCTTCAGAAATTAAAAATTCTTTAATGAAGGTCAAATATCAATGGCGAAGTTATGAATCACATTTTAAAAGATATGAAGAGTTACAGTATGTAGAATATGCTGCATCAGAAATCAAATCTACAAATATTTATTTTGAAAATATACTTGAAGGCATATTAAATGGAAATGAATTAAAGAATATATCAATAATAAATTTTGAAATGAAAATGGAGCATATTCATAAAACAATTAAAAAACTTATAAAATATGAGGTTGAAGTTGCAAAGTATGAAAGGAAGAATTTTTTAAAAGTATATGAATCTATAATAATTAATGTAGGTATTATCCTTTTGCTTGTTATTCTTGGAATATTGATAATTTCTTTTTATGTATTTAAAAGTATTCAGAGCGATCATACAAAACTAGAAATTGCTACAAAAAAACTCCAACAAGCAAATAAAAAACTTGAGAATGTATCATATACGGATGTCCTTACCTCTTTGCATAACAGGAGATACTTTAACTTTATATATGATAGAGAACTAAAGCGTGCAAAAAGAGCAAAGTCTTATATTACATTTATGATGTTAGATATTGACTTTTTTAAACAGTATAATGATACATATGGACATATTGAAGGAGATTTCGCACTAAAGAGTGTTGCTAAAGTTTTAAAAGAATCTCTACAAAGACCGAGTGATTATGTTTTTAGATTAGGTGGAGAAGAATTTGGAGTTATACTAATAGATACAGATGAGTCAAATAGTGCAAAATTAGCAAGAGATATATGTGATTCTATCCGCGATAGAAAAATCAAACATGAAACAAGCACGGTAAATGATTATTTAACAATCTCTATTGGTATTGTTTGTTGCATCGCTGATGAAGCACTAAATGAAGATATACTTATAAGTAGAGCAGATGAGATGTTGTATAAGGCGAAAGATGGTGGTAGAGATGGATATACAATCACTACTAATGTAAGTGAATCAACGACTAAATCTAAAGAACAAAAAGAGGCTTAA
- a CDS encoding ABC-F family ATP-binding cassette domain-containing protein produces the protein MVNVQNLIMRFGNRVLFQDINLKLDRHKRYGLIGANGAGKTTFLKILCGQIDEFEGDIVIPKANKVGVLGQNQFAFEEYTIMDAVLYGNKRLYDAIKEKEELYMSGDFEDDAVNNRLADLEVICVEEDPTYEYDVNIAKILENVGIEADLHQNLMSSLDSADKFKVLLAQVLYPKPDVLFLDEPTNNLDIETISWLENELKRHEGTMVVISHDRHFLNAVVTNILDVDYQKIREFTGNFDDWYIAANVIAKQMELGNAKKEKEKDELEAFVRRFSANASKAKQATSRQRKLDKLVIEDIKPSSRRDPSIVFKAKRTMGDEALNLVNINHSYGDNEVLKDVSLKFEPNEKVALIGPNGVGKSTLLKIMMEEMKPSSGEVHWGATIENSYFPQDTADTINGDGTLYDWLRAFDPKRDIAEIRNCLGRMLFNGEQQEKSVVSISGGEKHRMMLSKMMLEGGNFLVLDEPSNHLDLEAIVALGEGLLEFKGNVICVSHDRELLDAFASRIIEIHADGTITDFKGTYEEYADAKATGRI, from the coding sequence ATGGTAAACGTACAAAATTTAATTATGCGCTTTGGAAATAGAGTTCTATTTCAAGACATTAACCTTAAGCTAGACCGTCACAAAAGATATGGTCTTATCGGTGCAAATGGTGCCGGAAAAACAACTTTTTTAAAGATTCTATGTGGACAAATCGACGAATTCGAGGGTGACATAGTTATCCCTAAAGCAAATAAAGTTGGTGTTCTAGGACAAAATCAATTTGCTTTTGAAGAGTACACAATTATGGATGCTGTTCTTTATGGTAACAAAAGACTCTATGATGCGATCAAAGAAAAAGAAGAACTTTATATGAGTGGAGATTTTGAAGACGATGCTGTTAACAATCGTCTTGCAGATTTAGAAGTAATCTGTGTTGAAGAAGATCCAACTTACGAGTATGATGTAAACATTGCAAAAATTCTTGAAAATGTAGGTATAGAAGCAGACCTTCATCAAAACCTTATGAGTTCTCTTGACAGTGCTGATAAATTCAAAGTTTTACTTGCACAAGTTTTATACCCAAAACCAGATGTATTATTTCTTGATGAGCCTACGAACAATCTTGACATCGAAACTATTAGCTGGTTAGAAAATGAGCTTAAAAGACATGAAGGTACAATGGTAGTTATCTCTCACGATAGACACTTCCTAAATGCCGTAGTAACAAACATCCTTGATGTTGATTATCAAAAAATACGTGAATTTACTGGTAACTTTGACGATTGGTATATTGCTGCAAATGTAATAGCTAAACAGATGGAACTTGGTAATGCTAAAAAAGAAAAAGAAAAAGATGAGCTAGAAGCTTTCGTTCGTAGATTTAGCGCAAATGCTTCTAAGGCAAAACAAGCAACTTCAAGACAAAGAAAACTTGATAAGCTTGTTATAGAAGACATTAAACCATCTTCAAGAAGAGACCCAAGTATCGTTTTTAAAGCAAAAAGAACTATGGGTGATGAAGCATTAAATCTTGTAAATATTAATCACTCTTATGGAGATAATGAAGTATTAAAAGATGTAAGTCTTAAGTTTGAGCCAAATGAGAAAGTTGCACTTATTGGACCAAATGGTGTAGGCAAATCGACTCTACTCAAAATTATGATGGAAGAAATGAAACCTAGTTCTGGAGAAGTTCATTGGGGTGCTACTATTGAAAACTCTTACTTTCCTCAAGACACAGCAGATACAATTAATGGAGATGGAACTCTCTATGATTGGCTTAGAGCTTTTGATCCTAAGCGTGATATTGCTGAGATCAGAAACTGCTTAGGTCGTATGTTATTTAATGGTGAGCAACAAGAAAAATCTGTAGTTAGTATCTCTGGTGGTGAAAAACATCGAATGATGCTCTCAAAAATGATGCTAGAGGGTGGAAACTTTTTAGTTTTAGATGAGCCTTCGAATCACCTTGACCTTGAAGCAATCGTTGCACTTGGGGAAGGACTTTTAGAGTTTAAAGGAAATGTAATCTGTGTATCTCATGACCGTGAACTTCTAGACGCTTTTGCTTCTCGAATCATTGAAATTCATGCAGATGGAACAATAACTGACTTTAAAGGTACTTACGAAGAATATGCAGATGCCAAAGCAACCGGAAGAATATAA
- a CDS encoding GNAT family N-acetyltransferase: protein MQIREMNLKELYPVYDVVKQLRVDLSYKEFEDLIYEMRHIEYKMFGVMKRDELITYAGVAVVTNLYHKRHLYVYDLVTHEKYRCQGYAKDMLEYLHDYAKTCMCENIVLSSSFAKEKAHEFYEKNGFSKKSFVFLKEV, encoded by the coding sequence ATGCAAATTAGAGAAATGAATTTAAAAGAGTTATATCCAGTTTATGATGTTGTAAAACAACTTAGAGTTGATTTGTCATATAAAGAGTTTGAAGATCTTATTTATGAGATGAGACACATAGAGTATAAGATGTTTGGTGTAATGAAAAGAGATGAACTCATAACATATGCTGGTGTTGCTGTTGTAACAAATCTTTATCATAAACGGCATCTATATGTATATGATTTAGTAACCCATGAGAAGTATAGATGCCAAGGTTACGCAAAAGATATGCTTGAGTATTTACACGATTATGCAAAAACATGTATGTGTGAAAATATAGTTTTATCTTCTAGTTTTGCAAAAGAAAAAGCACATGAATTTTACGAAAAAAATGGCTTTAGTAAAAAAAGTTTTGTATTTTTAAAAGAAGTATAG